CAGCGAGAGGCCGAGCTACACGCCACTCTTCTGGCTGTGGTGCTGGCTTTCTCTGCCTGCAGCGCCCCCTACGGGGCCTTGGTTGTTTATCGCACCATTTTGGCAGACACCAAGGAGCTGCCCATCTCACTGTATCTCACAGCCCTCTGGCTCCCTAAGGTGTCTCTGCTCACCAACCCActcctgtttctgtctgttaacCGCTCAGCGCGTCATAGCTGGCTGGACCTGCTGGCCAGGGTTCACAGACGCTACAGTCGCCGTAACGTGGTCAGCACTGGGGGTCTGGCCTCTTTAGGAGCGGAGGGGGTGATCGGGGAGCCGGTGGGGCTGGAGACAGCCGGCCGCTCTGGGAGCCAACTTTTGGAGATGTTCAACATTGGCCAGCAGCAGATCTTCAGACcctctgaggaagaggaggaagacgaggatgTGGAGAATGAGATGCCTTCTCAAGGATCAGGAACCTGCACTGGGCCGAAAGAGGACCTCAAGGGCGGGTTGGGACTAGGGAGCCTCAGAGGGGAGGTGATCACCAAAAAGGACCCTCTGCAGGGCACAGGGGGAGGGCTGGTCATCACCAAAGAGGGCCCTCCTGCAATCATAGCACCCCGGGCCTCTCCGGTACACACATGTGCTTATGCCTCTTCGTCACAGGTGGCGCCAGCCACGCCTACAGAAGCTGAAGACTCTACACAGTTTGGTTTTGGACCGTTTGAGCTCCCTCCTCAGTGGTTACCTGAGACCAGGAACAGCAAGAAGAGGCTGCTGCCTCCACTGGGTAACACACCTGAGGAGCTGATCCAGACCAAACTACCCAGGCCACGGCCTGAAAGGAGGATCAGCAGAAACAATAAGGTCAGCACCATTCCCACTGTGGACCAATGAAGTATTCCTGCTGGCCTCTGATCTGCAACACTGGACCCACTGCACATTACAGTGGGTCGACCAGGCCACGGCAGGATATTACTGTGTCAAGCTGTTCGGTGAGATGCTTGGTTTATTTTGGTTAATTTAaaccttttgacttttttctgattttctcaGAAGTAGTTGTAGCCACTGTAGAAGTCCAGATACCTGAGGCGCTGCAGTTTTCTTGTTGGACGAAAATCAATTTGATCAAATATTTACACTGCCGTGAGAAATATGTCTGCTCAGTCCAACTTCACTGCCACTTGGTCCAATCCAATTCCATAATTAAAGACTTCTACAATGACTACATGATTGAGAGGGCAGATACCTTTTTGAATCTCCCTTTTTTTGATGAGAGCTGACGTcagtaattaaatgaaaacactgtacGAACCAATTATCCTGAGCGATGCACTGATACTGGATGATATATTTCCACAGCAAATAATCTGAATATCTGGATACTGAACctccaaacaaaacattttgtaaaatggtTATAATGTGATTGCACTCTGTAAATGAACACATCTCAGTGTCCATGTTTGCCAAGTTCTACTTCAGTATTTGGGTTGAAGTGGCCCCTTGTTGgccctttttttcctcaaaccCCTCTTTTGGGATATTTGCATTTCTTCTAATGTTGTAGGTGTCGTcatcatttgtattttaaatgtaagtgGATTTCATAAGATGAAAAATgcagatgtacagtatgcaaatttatgttttaaaaatgtgacattttcagagtttaactgtgtgtttagaCTTGTTTTCTGGAACCCGAGGTGCGACAAAAAACGGAAAAATATTACTggtatgtggaaaaaaaaaaaaaaaggaaagggaaagaaagaaagaaagaaagaaagaaagaaaatcatccAGATTGGAGATCTTTTAGTCCCCCATGATAAATTTTATTGATTTCTCCCAGGTTTCCTGAAAATCAATTGCTTGTTCGATTTgtgaaataaagcaaataagagCAGAGATAAAAGCACACATTTTATGTCATCAGAAAATCTGTGAAatgattttcagtttcaaattTCTGCCACTCGGACACTGTCACTGTTGACTCTGTGTTCTTTGTGATGCATAATTCAATAGTAGCAGCCTCGTCC
The window above is part of the Seriola aureovittata isolate HTS-2021-v1 ecotype China chromosome 19, ASM2101889v1, whole genome shotgun sequence genome. Proteins encoded here:
- the gpr176 gene encoding G-protein coupled receptor 176 produces the protein MDSGSRAPTVGDGAANFTASHLWLDLLNASSPPTRWDSSPPAEGTGLGEEQRLIREQAYRDFTTTIQVFILIGSLLGNATVLWCTCCTNVFKSVTNRFIKNLACSGICAGLVCVPFDVALGASPRCCWWLHTLVVCKAIKFLHKLFCSVTVLSFSAIALDRYYSVLYPLERKISDARSRDLVIYIWVHAVVASLPVFAVTNVTDVYVTSSCSDDHARSLGHMVYVLIYNVTTVILPLALVFLFMLLIRRALSASQKKKVIIAALRTPQNSISIPYVSQREAELHATLLAVVLAFSACSAPYGALVVYRTILADTKELPISLYLTALWLPKVSLLTNPLLFLSVNRSARHSWLDLLARVHRRYSRRNVVSTGGLASLGAEGVIGEPVGLETAGRSGSQLLEMFNIGQQQIFRPSEEEEEDEDVENEMPSQGSGTCTGPKEDLKGGLGLGSLRGEVITKKDPLQGTGGGLVITKEGPPAIIAPRASPVHTCAYASSSQVAPATPTEAEDSTQFGFGPFELPPQWLPETRNSKKRLLPPLGNTPEELIQTKLPRPRPERRISRNNKVSTIPTVDQ